DNA from Candidatus Bathyarchaeota archaeon:
GGGCGCACTTCTACTTACCAGAAGCAAAGACAAAGATGATATTAAGCATTGTAAAACAGTGGAAGGTTGACGCAGTCTTGCTGCACTACAATAGGGGCTGCGAAGGTTTAAGCGTTCACATAGCTGAAAACCGTCACGGCCTAGTAGAAGCAGGCGTGCCAGTTTTCCCCTTTGAGGGGAACATGGGCGACGAAAGAGAATTCGACCTTCCAGGAACCCTAGCACGCCTAACCACCTTCTTTGAAAGTATGGGATTAAAAAAACTGAGGGAATAAAAAAATGATAACAGCCGGAGTAGATGTCGGAGCAAAATACGCGAAAATAGTGCTCCTTGAAGATGCGAAAAACATTCTTGCAAATGCTAACGGCATCGTTGGATTTGATATCTTGAAATCAGCAACTGAAGTTTTTCAAAAAGCCTTGGACAACACGAGTCTAAAACGTGACCAGATTGTTCACGTCGTAGCCACGGGAATGGGAAGAAAAGCTATCCATATGAAACCTCCGATAAACGCCGGAGAAATAGTTCCAGAGGTCATCGCTGACGCAAAAGGGGCTTACCATCTAATTCCGACAGTGAAAACAGTAATTGACGTTGGAGCTGAAGAAGGAAGAGGAGTAAAAGTGGGTGAAAACGGAAAGGTAAGAGACTTCGTCATCAATGAAAGATGTGCTGCAGGGGCTGGAACATTCATGGAAACCATGGCTAGGGCGTTAGAAGTGGGTGTTGAAGAAATGGGCCCTCTTGCACTAAAATCTACGAAGGCCATACCGATGAACGCCCAATGCTGTGTTTTCGCAGAGTCAGAGGTCGTGACCCTCATTCACTCAAAGACTTCAAAGGAGGACATATCGAAGGCAATACATGATGCCATGGCTGGCAGAATAGCCTCAATGGTTCTTAGAGTCGGCGTAGAAAAGGATGTAGCTCTAATTGGAGGCGTGGCGCTAAACCCGGGTTTCTTGCCACCTCTGAAGAAGGAGTTAAATACAGAAATCATTGTTCCTGAACATCCCCAATATGTGGGTGCCCTTGGGGCAGCTTTGCTTGCACTTGAAATGGAGGCCAAATAGATGAGTGAAAAATCTAGAGAGTTTTGGCGTTGGCGAGAATACAGGTACACAATGCCCGACATGGATTGGCACGATACAAAAGTAGTCACAGCAGGCGTTGACATAGGATCCGTAGGCAGCAAGGCCGTAGTTATGCTTGACGGAGAGCTTTACTCTTACGCAGCTATGAGAACAGGTGGAGAGAGCGAAGAAACAGCAATCAAAGTCATGAACTGGGCTCTTGAGGAAACAGAGTTAAAAACTGAGAATGTTCCTTACGTTGTTGGAACTGGCTATGGGAGAGTGAATGTTCCCTTCGCCAAGAGAACAATAACAGAGATTGCTTGTCACGCAAGAGGAGCCCATTACATCTACGGACCAACTGTTCGAACAGTGCTTGACATTGGAGGACAAGACTGCAAGGCTATCAGATGTGACGAAAAGGGAAAGGTCATGTCGTTCCTCATGAACGACAAGTGTGCAGCCGGGACAGGGAGGGGACTCGAGGTTTTCGCTGATCTAATTAGAGTGCCAATCGAAGAGCTTGGAAAAACTTCGTTAGACGTGGAAGACGAGCCGCCACCAGTAAGTAACACGTGTGTAATTTTTGCAAAAGCTGAATCTCTGGCTCTACTACGGCAAGGACGGTCGAAAGAAAAGGTTGCAGCAGCCTACCACCTCGCCATGGTTAATCGAATAATTGACCTCCTGATAAAAGTTGGAATCGAAAAAGATTTCGTAGTCACAGGAGGAGTTGCGAAAAACACCGGGATAGTTTCTAGGCTTGAGAGAAACCTTGGAATAAAGCCCCTTGAGCCTAAGTTAGATCCAATTCTAGCTGGAGCCATGGGAGCTGCACTATTCGCTAAGGCGCTCTATGAAAAAGAAATAGGCTTACGTTAAAAGGAGAAGACAAAATGCAAGCTCATTATGGCTATAAGGACGGTTCCGGAGACTACTTCATCATTATTGACACCGACAAATGTAACGGATGTGGAAAATGTGTCAATGCATGTCCTAATGGCGTTTTTGAGTTAATCGAGAACGAATTTGACCTTGAAGGCGGATTAATGGTAGCAGTAACCGAAGAACAGCGCAAGAAAATTAAGTATAGCTGTGGACCTTGCAAGCCAGTAAGCGGAGAAAGAAGACTTCCATGCGTCTTAGCATGTGAGCCTAAGGCGATAACCCATTCTTGGTAGGGAAAGCCTATCCCAGAAGCTGTCAAGCTCTTCATCAACGACGTCGAGGTTAAGGCGGAACAAGGTGAAACCATTCTTGAGGCTGCCATAAGAATAGATGTTTACATCCCCGCCCTTTGTCATCATCCAGATTTGCCACCACCTAACGAAGCTAAATCCATAGAAGCTATATGTCGTGGCAACGAGAAAATTGTAAGTGAATTTTCTGATAGGCAATTTGAAGGTTGTAAACTGTGCCTAGTCAAAGTTAAGGGTCAAGAAGAACTCGTTCCTGCATGTTGTACACCTGTTTCCGATAGAATGAAAGTCTTCACTGACACAGAGCAAGTTCGCGAAGAGAGAAAAGTTCAGTTAATGCGCATCTTAGCTAGGCACCCACATGCATGTCTTATCTGTGCTCAAAAGGAAGGCTGTACAACAGAGCCTTGCTCAACAAACGTTCCAGTGGAGGAGCGTTGCTGCCCGCAATTTGGCAACTGTGAACTAGAAAGCATTGCGGAATACATTGGAATCAGAGAGGACACCTCCAGGTATATCCCGCAAAATCTTCCTGTGATAAAGAATGACCCCCTTTTCTCACGTGACTACAATCTCTGCATTGGATGCACCCGCTGTGTCAGGGCATGCCAAGAGCTTCGCGGTGTTGGCGCCTTAGGTTTCGTCTACAAAAATGGGGAGGTTTTCGTTGGAACGGTGGCGCCAACGCTTATGGATTCTGATTGCCGGTTCTGCGGGGCCTGTGTAGAGGTTTGCCCCACAGGAGCGTTAAGGGATAAAGAACTAAAGACCGCAAGACGTGAAGCCGATTTAGTTCCATGTAAATATGCTTGTCCAGCAAACGTTGATGTTCCAAGATATATCCAACTAATCTCCGAAGGCAGATTTGCTGAAGCTGCGGCTGTCATAAGAGAGAAGTTGCCTTTACCCAATGTTCTAGCCCACGCTTGCTCCCGTCCATGCGAGAACGTTTGTAGACGCCAAGAGGTCAACCAAGCTGTTTCAATTTGCAGCCTAAAACGTTTTGCAATGGAAAATGACACAGAAATATGGAAAGAAAAATTAGAGACTGCAAAGCCAAC
Protein-coding regions in this window:
- a CDS encoding acyl-CoA dehydratase activase, which encodes MITAGVDVGAKYAKIVLLEDAKNILANANGIVGFDILKSATEVFQKALDNTSLKRDQIVHVVATGMGRKAIHMKPPINAGEIVPEVIADAKGAYHLIPTVKTVIDVGAEEGRGVKVGENGKVRDFVINERCAAGAGTFMETMARALEVGVEEMGPLALKSTKAIPMNAQCCVFAESEVVTLIHSKTSKEDISKAIHDAMAGRIASMVLRVGVEKDVALIGGVALNPGFLPPLKKELNTEIIVPEHPQYVGALGAALLALEMEAK
- the bzdQ gene encoding benzoyl-CoA reductase, bzd-type, subunit Q, which translates into the protein MSEKSREFWRWREYRYTMPDMDWHDTKVVTAGVDIGSVGSKAVVMLDGELYSYAAMRTGGESEETAIKVMNWALEETELKTENVPYVVGTGYGRVNVPFAKRTITEIACHARGAHYIYGPTVRTVLDIGGQDCKAIRCDEKGKVMSFLMNDKCAAGTGRGLEVFADLIRVPIEELGKTSLDVEDEPPPVSNTCVIFAKAESLALLRQGRSKEKVAAAYHLAMVNRIIDLLIKVGIEKDFVVTGGVAKNTGIVSRLERNLGIKPLEPKLDPILAGAMGAALFAKALYEKEIGLR
- a CDS encoding 4Fe-4S binding protein, which produces MQAHYGYKDGSGDYFIIIDTDKCNGCGKCVNACPNGVFELIENEFDLEGGLMVAVTEEQRKKIKYSCGPCKPVSGERRLPCVLACEPKAITHSW